GCGCCTCTTCCGCAGAAGTTAGTTCCGCAGCTTTTTCAGGAGCCCCGCGTCCTCGGCGGCGTCTTCGATACCCTTGAAGTCGCCGGGGAAGGCCACGACGTATCCCGTGGCGCGCTGGAGGGCGAGAATCTTTTTGTGCGCGGGGTTGTCCGGATTCAGCTTGAGAAACGCGCCGGTGAGCCGGCTCAGAAGGCGCCGATCCAGGTCGCCCCGCGCTGTCCAGTTGTAGTCGACATAGCCGGGGGTGGTGTAGAAAACTGTGACCTTGGATGTGTCGATCTTTCCCGACTTCACAAGCTTTTCCCACACCGCTTCGTTGAGGACGCCGGCGTCCACCTTGCCGGCCTCCACCCATTTGGCGGTGGCGTCATGAGCGCCGGAGAAACTGAATTTTGCGAAATTCTTTTCCGGGATCAGGCCGGCCCGTTTGAGGAAAAAGCGGGGCATGAGGTGGCCCGAGGTGCTGCTCACGCTCCCGAAGGCGAAGGTTTTTCCCTTCAAATCGGCCAGCGCTTTGATTCCGCTCCCTTTGCGGGTGATGAATTTGCTGCGGAAATTCAGGTCGCGGATCCGCATGACGAGCGGCACCGCTTTCCCCTTCGTGCGGATGCGGGCCTGTACATGGGTGAAGCCGCCGTACCAGACAAGGTCCAACTTGCCGGCGGCGAGCGCCTCGACGGTAGCGGCATAATCCACCAGCGGAGTGAACTTCACTTC
The sequence above is drawn from the bacterium genome and encodes:
- a CDS encoding putative selenate ABC transporter substrate-binding protein — protein: MLGVLLFAAAAASAQTLRISAIPDESPTELIRKFTPLADYLSKELGVEVKFTPLVDYAATVEALAAGKLDLVWYGGFTHVQARIRTKGKAVPLVMRIRDLNFRSKFITRKGSGIKALADLKGKTFAFGSVSSTSGHLMPRFFLKRAGLIPEKNFAKFSFSGAHDATAKWVEAGKVDAGVLNEAVWEKLVKSGKIDTSKVTVFYTTPGYVDYNWTARGDLDRRLLSRLTGAFLKLNPDNPAHKKILALQRATGYVVAFPGDFKGIEDAAEDAGLLKKLRN